The region TGGGGGTTTACCAGCTTTGGTGGACGCTCTAGTGGATTCCCAGGAGTACTCCGATTACTTTGGTGAGGAAACGGTGCCCTACCTGCGGGGCTTGGGGGTTGAGGCCCAGGAATGCCGCAATTGGGGCATGCAACAGGATCTGTTTAGCTACAGCGCTCCTTTCCGCAAAGTTCCCCAATTCATCACCACCTTTGCCCAGTATGATCGCCCATTACCGGATCAACATGTGTATGGTTCCGGCAATGATCCCCTGGAAATTCAATTTGGGGCCATCTTCCCGAAAGAAACCCGCAACCCCAGCAAGCGTCCTGCACCTTTCAATAAGGACACTAAACGGATCTTGATTCACCGGGGGCCGGCGGTTAATAACCAAGTAGGCAATCCTAGTGCGGTAGGGGAATTTCCCGGCAGTCTCGGTGCAAAAGTATTTCGTCTCAACGGCGGTTTACCCGGTGCCAAAGTGGGCAAAAATACCGGCACCAGTGTCAAATTTGGGGAAAGTTCCACCCAAGCCTTGATTCGGGCGGCCTATCGCCAAGTGTTCGGTCGGGATCTCTATGAAGGGCAACGGCTCTCTGTGGCGGAAATCCAACTGGAAAATGGCGACATTAGTGTGCGGGAATTTATCAAACGCCTGGCTAAGTCGGAATTATTCCTCAAGCTTTACTGGGCTCCCCACTATGTCTGTAAGGCGATCGAATATATGCACCGTCGTCTCCTGGGCCGTCCCACCTATGGCCGTCAGGAAATGAATCAATACTTCGACATTGCTTCCAAACAGGGCTTCTATGCTGTGGTGGAGGCCATGATCGACAGCAAAGAGTACAGTGATGCTTTTGGGGAAGACACCGTTCCCTATGAACGTTACCTCACCCCTGCTGGTCTGCAAATGCGTTCTGCCCGGGTTGGTTCTATTCGGGAAGACATCGGTCAACGGGTAGATAAGGAAGTGACCCCCCGCTTTGTGGAATTGGGTCAGGTTTCTTCTGTACGCACTGAACCAGAAATTTCCTACCGTAGCAACCAAGGGGTTACCCGCCAACGGCAACAAACCAAAATCTTTAAGTTGGTGTCCACCTACGATAAGGTTGCGGTTAAAAATGCCGTCCGGGCCGCCTACCGCCAGGTGTTTGAGCGGGATCTGGAACCCTACATTATCAATTCTGAGTTCACTGCCCTGGAAAGTAAGCTCAGCAACAATGAAATCAACGTTAAGGAATTCATTGAAGGTTTGGGTACTTCGGAGCTCTATATGAAGGAGTTCTATGCACCTTACCCCAACACCAAAGTAATTGAGATGGGCACCAAGCACTTCTTGGGCCGGGCTCCCCTCAATCAAAAGGAGATCCAGCAGTATAACCAAATTTTGGCCAACCAGGGTCTGAAGGCCTTCATTGGCGCCATGGTGAATAGCATGGAATATCTACAAACCTTTGGTGAAGACACGGTGCCCTATCGCCGTTTCCCCACTCTGCCCGCGGCCAACTTCCCCAATACGGAGCGGCTGTACAACAAGCTCACCAAGCAAGATAAGGAATTGGTGGTCCCTAGCTTCACCCCAGTGGTTAAGGTGGGGGGTTAAGGACAGATTGCTTCACCTTAGCCATCTCTGATTAGTTGATTGATTGTTCTAACCTAGCTAGTACTCTGCACTGGCTAGGTTTTTTGTTGGGGAGGATTGGGCGGTCCGATTTTCATCCTGGAGCATGAAGCACTGAATTGACCAAGGGGACAAAATAGCCAAAGGCTGACAAAGACTTCCCAAAAGTAAATTGTATGGACAGTTCTATTGGTTATGCTGTGAGGGATGGTAATGATTATTGGTCGCTTTTGACCCTCCCCTTGCTATGGCCTATCCGTTGTATGTCGCATTTATTTGGCATCAACACCAGCCTTCTTCCCAGTCCTACGGCATGGTGGGCGCAGGTCATGGCCGCTATCAGTGGCCCTGGGCGCGATTGTACGGTGTGAGGGACTACGGCGGGTTGATCAAACTCTGGGGAAGATATCCAACCCTACACCAAACAGTAAGTTTAACGCCCTGTTTACTAGCCCAATTGGAGGACTATGCCCAGGGTCGAGCGATTGATCGCCATTTAGCCCTCACCCTGAGCCCGGCAGAAAAGTTAAGCCCAGAGCAAAAGGTGGAAATTCTGACCACTTTTTTTGAAGCTAATCCCCGCACACAAATCTTCCCCCAGGAGCGTTATCAGCAGTTATACGAACAACGTCAGAGGCAAGGGCTGAATTGGTGTATATCCCATTGGCAACCCCAGGATTTTAGCGATCTACTGGCCTGGCATAACTTGATTTGGTTTGATGCCCTCACCATTGCTGAAGATCAGGAAGTACAGGATTGGTATTTTCGGCAAAAATCCTTCACCCTAGGCGATCGCCAAAGAATCATTAGTAAACAACGGCAAATTATTCAGGGTATTATCCACCTCCACCGCCAATTACAGAACTCTGGGCAGTTGGAAATTATCACTAGTCCCTACGGCCACCCGATTTTGCCCCTGTTGGCGGATAGCAATATTGCTCGCACTGTCCAGGCGGCCCTGGCCTTACCGGATCCCCGTTTTTGTTGGTCGGAGGACGGGGTCAGACAATTGCAACGGGGTAAACAATACTATCGGCGCACCTTTGGACGGGAATCCCGGGGTTTATGGCCACCGGGGTTGGCGGTTAGTCCTGCCATGGTGCAAACAGTGGCCCAACTGCGTTTTGAGTGGTTATGTGCCGATGAGTCCGCCCTAGCTCAAAGTTTGAGCACCAGTGCGGAACGGGCCGGTTGGCTAAATTCCGTCTATCGAGTGCCCACGGAGGACGGGGAGTTGGCCATGGTATTTCGGGACCAACAACTATCAGATTTGATTAGTTTCCACTATGGTCGTTACTCTCCTTCCCAAGCGGCCCAGGATTTAGTTGAGCGACTTTTGGCCCGTAGACAAACCCAGGAAACTTCCCAACCCAGACTGGTGACCATTGCCTTAGAGGGTGATGTTACCTGGAATAGCTATGACCAGAATGGCTTTGCCTTTTTGCATCAGTTCTATCAGCAGTGTGAACATTTGAGCCGCCAAGGGCTACTGCAGTTAGTGACTGTGTCTGAATTTATTGACCAGTTTCCTCCCACCAGGGTGTTGGCTGGGCACAATGGCATTCCTATTCCCTTGGTGGGTTCCTGGAATGGGGGCGATTTCAGTAAATGGATCGGTCAACCAAGCCAGAACCAAGCCTGGGATTACTTGATTGACGCGAGGCAAACCCTAGCAAGTCATCCTGAAGCCACGGAGGAAAATAATCCCGAAGCTTGGCAAGCTCTCTACGGGGCCGAAAGCTCCGATTGGTTTGAGGCTTTTGGCCAAGATCATTCCCCAAAAATCCTCAATTCTGAAGCCCTATTCCGCCAACATCTGATCCGACTCTACCATGCCCTCAATGAAACTTTGCCCGGTTATCTACAGCATCCTTTAATTGATCAAAATAGCGATCGCCCGTTGGGAGGCCATCTCTATCCCCACTGGGATAATTTAACTAATTTAATTCCTTGGCAGGTAGCCCATAACTTGCCGGTGCAAGGGGGAAAGGAGTTCGTGCAACAAATCTACTATGGCCACGATCGCCAACGGTTGATCCTCCGGCTAGACTTCCAGCGACTGTTACCGGAGTTACATCCCGATGAGCTCCATCTGGCCTGGTATTATCCCTATTTGCCCCATGGCCATGCTCCCCTGGCGATCGCCGCCCTGCCGGATCAAGTACCGCTAAACTATTACTTCCACCACCATTGCCGCATTAATCTCCACCATCTCCAAAGTCACCATGAAATTGCCGTGGGCCCCAACCGCTGGCATCCCAACCCCCAACGGCCGCAATTGGTACATCAAGACGAAATTTTGGTGGTGGTGATCCCCATGACAGCCTTACCCGAAACTAGGCCCGATCGCCTCCATTTGTTGCTTTTACTAGCTGAACAAGGGGAATTTATGGCTAATTTGTCGGGGGAAAATCTGTTGGAGTGGACCCTATCCTAGCCCCCCTAAACCACTGTGTTTCTTTTCCGTGCTTCCTTGTAGGAAGGCCCCACACTACGCAGTCCGGTTTTAATCAGTTGTTGTTCTAACAGAGCGAAAAATCTGCGGCGATCGCCACCCCGCACCACCGCCTGATTGTGAGCCTCCGCTAGGGCCACGGGATAGCCAAAACCCTTTTCTATCTGACTGAGCACAATGGCCAGAGACTGATTGAGCAACTCTGAATCTTCCAGCAGCCAAGTGGGAAATTCCACCCTGGCCACCTCCGATCCTCCATGGATGTAACAAAAACAAACTCGCTGTGCCGGAGCATAGGCTTCTAGAATGCGGGCATTACTGCTCCAGATGGGGCCCCGTTCCCCCGGAGCGAGAAACTCTTGCCACAAACTGCTATCCCGCAGAGGATCAAAAATCTGACAGGGGGTTTTCCGTTCCTCTGCCTGACAGCCTTCACAATGGCTGACACAATTGGGGCTTTCGTGGGGGCAAGCTTGGAGCCGTAAAAGGTTAATCGACTCCACACTCCTGGGGGCACTAATGTAACTCACTAGGGGAATGCGAGCTTGGCGCAACGTTTCCCAGGCGGCCAAAATGGGGTCAAGGATTTGATTTCTGGCTTCCTGGGGTAAACTTTCCAAAAACCAGTAAATTAGGGAGCCGTCCACCATGGCCAGGTTGGGATCGCTGTGGGGCCCTGGGGGACTGACCCAACGACAAGCTAGGGCTGCTAACCGTTCTGCTTCCAACACTGTGCGGCGGTGCCCCAACCATTCCTCGGTGCGAATGCCCCAACGGCGGGAGGCATATAAATCCTCAGGGCGAAAATACACTTCCGGCACACTGTCCAGTAGGGGATGCAAATTTTGCCCGTAGTGGAGCATTACCCGGCCAATATTGAGTAGATAACAGTAGGCAATTTCATGGTGGGAAGGGGCAATCTGGGAGCCATCCGTGGCAAAAACACTGTGATTTACCTGTGCCTCCCCAATGACGACCCTCGTATCCAACGGCTCCAAAGGCCTGGCCACCGCAAAAAAGAGGCGATCGCCCCATTCCGTTAATGTGTTGAGTAAATGGGGCTGGTGCTGTTGGGCTTGGAAAAATAACTCCTTAGCCCTTTCCAGGCGTTGATAGCCGGCGGTGGCTTCCTGGCGGAAATGTTGCCCCAGGGCTGGCATTTGACCAGCTAATTTGGTGAGGTCAAGCATGAAGGGGAGGCAAAATTAAGGGCTAGTAGAAGAAAATCGCCCCGGTGGGTTGCAGATTAATGGAACGGTGGCCGTAAAATCGTTCTTCTATGTTGACATCCCCCTTCGTCACCGTAATCACCGCCATATTATCCTCCCCGACCATTTGGGTGCGGGCATCGACGGGAACAGTAAATTCAAGCACAAAAGACTGTTCTGGAGTGCTGGGGGTGGCATTGTCTGGATAGACCATGATGTAAGCATTATTGCCAAAATTTTCTAGCATGGCCGATTCTCCGGGGGCGACCACCGTGGGGGGAAACGATTCTAGATTAGTGATGTCGTAGTCTAGCGCCAAATCCGTTTCATTCACGAGCTTAACCTTGACTGGTCTTTTGGGATCAAATCTGCCAATGGGTTGCCAAAAACCGGGCTGATAGGTGGTGGCAGGGGGATCCTGCGCTTGAACTCTAGCAGTGTAAGCGGTTGGAGTCAGACCAACAAAAGCCATTGCCAGTAAAGTCAGGGAGGTGGTTAGGGGACGACTATTAAACATAGGGCAATTCCTCGAGCAAGTTTGGTGAAGTTTTTTGATCAAATCACCAAAATCATTGCAAGCACAACCATTGGGGTCACTTTTAGCCCCGGTCTAGAAAATTGGCAACAATCTCCGATGATCTGGTTTTTGCCCAGGGAAAGAAGACAAACACGGCCTGTGCTAGTATCTAAGGCATGAATTTTCGTGAAGTTAATTATAACAGTCAGTATTTTGCGGCTGGCTAGGTGTTTAGGAGTGGCAACAGCATCATGACGAGCCATCAGCTCAACGGGCAACGGAGTTACCTTCAGCCGATCCGCATCGGGGTGATTGGGGTGGGCAATATGGGACAGCACCATACCAGGGTTCTTAGCCTGATGAAGGATGTGGAGTTTGTGGGCATTGCCGATGTCAATGTGGAGCGAGGCCTAGACACCGCCAGCAAGTATCGGGTGCATTTTTTTGAAGATTACCAAGAGATGTTGCCCCATGTGGATGCGGTTTGTGTGGCGGTTCCCACCAGGCTCCATCACGATGTGGGTATGAACTGTTTGCAGAATAATGTTCATACTCTGATCGAAAAGCCCATTGCCGCTAGCATTGCCGAAGCAGAATCCTTGGTCAATGCCGCCGCCGATGCCAATTGCATTCTCCAAGTGGGGCACATTGAGCGCTTCAACCCCGCCTTTTTGGAACTGACCAAAATTCTCAAAACCGAAGAGTTATTGGCGATCGAGGCCCATCGCATGAGTCCCTATTCTCAGCGGGCCAACGATGTCTCCGTAGTGTTGGATTTGATGATCCATGACATTGACCTGTTGCTGGAATTGGTGGGTTCGGAAGTGGTTAAACTGTCCGCAAGTGGTAGTCGGGCTTCTGGCTCAGGCTATTTGGATTATGTCACCGCGACGTTGGGCTTTTCCTCCGGCATTGTGGCCACCCTCACCGCCAGCAAGGTTACCCACCGCAAAATTCGTTCGATCGCCGCCCACTGTAAAAATTCCCTCACCGAAGCGGATTTTCTCAATAACGAAATTCTTATCCATCGCCAAACCACCGCCGATTGGAGTGCGGACTATGGTCAGGTGTTGTATCGCCAGGATGGATTAATTGAGAAAGTTTACACCAGCAACATTGAACCCCTCCACGCTGAATTGGAACACTTTATCCATTGTGTGCGGGGAGGAGACCAACCCTCTGTAGGAGGAGAACAGGCCCTCAAAGCGTTGAAATTGGCCAGTTTAATTGAAGAAATGGCCTTGGACAGCACTGGCTGGAATGCCTTGGAAGCGGCTTCGGAGTATCAAGATGCCACCTTAGCCCTGAGTGCCGGTATTTAACCCAAGTTAAGCAAAAGTTCCTTGGCACTACTATTTTTTTCAGGGGCAATATTTCATCAGCCAGGGACAGACCTGTGGGTGTTGGGTTTAGTACTTAGTCCAATCTACTGCAACGGAGAGTGTACTAGCCTGGAAGCAATCTCATCGGCGATCGCTTCCACATCGTAAGCCTCATCGTTGGAAAACACCACAATCGAAAGGCTAGGTGTTTTGTAATGGCGGTAGTAAGTGCGAGAGTGGTCTAAATTTTGTGTAAAGAGGAAAATTAAAGAGAAAAGGGTTCAGGAAAAAGAATAGCAAAATGGAAAGCAGCAGCTCGCCAATCTCGGATAGGGCGTTGCCATTTTTTAGTGAAGTTCCTCATGGCTAAATGTAATAGCGTAAAAACAGAATCTTCGTCGGGAAAAACGGCTTTGGTTTTAATTGCTTTACGTACAGAAGGGTTCATGGACTCAATAACATTGGTGGTATAGATTACCCGTCGAATTTCCATGGGATAGTCAAAAATGGGAATGACATGCTCCCAATGACGTAGCCAGATTTGAGTGATAGCGGGGTAAAGTTTATCCCATTTCTGGGAAAAAGCATCCAGAGCCGCTTCAAATCTGTCGCCACTGCCTTGGGGTCTTTCCAGGGGACAGAGTTAAGGCAATTACGCATCAAATGGACAATACATAGTTGGTTGGACTTAGGTTTGGGGATAAACTGCCTCAATCGCCTCAGGGAAGCTCCTTAAGCCATCACAACAGGCAATTAGAATATCCTTTAGCTCCCGATTCTTGAGCTCTGTCAGGATTCGTAACCAAAATTTGGCTCCCTCGGCTTCTGCTTCCCCAATCCATAGTCCTAGTAGCTGTTTGTCTCCCTCCCGGTTAATACCCAACGCTGCATACACTGCCCGTTTGCTCACTCGACCTGAGACTTTGATGTTTACATACAGTGCATCTAGGTAAACAATGGCATACACCTCCTCTAATGGACGAGATTGCCAGGCTTTAACTTCCTCCGTTACTGAATCTGTCACTTCGCTAATCAAGCTGGCTGACACCTTTGCCTCATACAATTCCTCCAGTTCGGCACTTATGTCCCGAGTACTCATACCCCTGGCATACAACCCCAGAATTTTTTCGTCCGTTGATGTTTGGGCACTAACACTGGCTCAAAGCTACTCTCCCTGTCTCGAGGGATTGCTATTTCCATTTCACCCTGGTTTGATTGAACTGTTTTCCTTGAATAACCGTTCCGACTATTGCCCTTTTCTTCTTCTTTCTGGTTATTCAGTTGTTTTAGTAGTCTAGTCCTGACTCTCCCAGAATTTCTTCGGGGGTTTTATGCTCTTCTAGCAACTCATCTAGTAACATATCGACGCGATTCGGTTCTTGTTTTTTACGTACCATTGGGGTCTCCTTTTTTTGATTGGATTTTACTCCCCTTACACAAAATTCTGTTCAGTCCCTCCCATTAACTGATGGTGCTTTCCTGATTTACATAATACATAAGATGATTCTTTCACAACTACTTTTGCTTAAGAATCAATAGGGTGACATCATCCTCTTGGGGTTGATCGCCCAAAAAATGCTTCAGATCGGCGATCGCCTGGTGGCGGATTTCCTCCGGGGTCTGGTGTCGGTGCAGGGAAAGTACTGTTTGCAACCGCTCTATGCCGTAAAATTCCCTCTTACTATTCATTGCTTCGGTGATGCCATCGGTGTAGAGCACAGCCAAATCACCACTGTTTAAGCTAATTTCCCGCTCTGTCACAAAGGCACTAATATCCTGTTCCAAACCCAAGGGAAAGCCCAATTCAAAAGTGTCAATCTGTTCTGTTTCCCCGGTACTGCGGATAATTAACACCTCCTCATGTTGTCCACTCAGACGGATTAGCCCCGCTTCATATTGCAACAAACTTAAGGTCATATTTTTAGAAGACCCCATGCGTCTGGTGTTTTCGTAGATGGTGCGGTTCATGACGCTCAACAGTTTGACCGGATCTGTCACTCCATGTTCTAACAAAGTCCGCAGGGCAGTTTGGGCCATAATCATCACCAAACTACTTTCCAAATCGTGGCCGGTAACGTCGCCAATGCTAATTCTGACTTGGCCATTGGTTTGCAACACATCGTAATAATCTCCCCCCACTTCCGTAGCTGATTCCATAAAACCGGCAATTTCTAGCCCGGCCACTGCTGCCAATTCCTGTTCTGAGGGCATTAACATCTGTTGCAATTGTCGGGTGATGTCAATTTCCGCCTCTAACCGTAAATTTTCGTCCTTTAATTTCTCTGTCAGGCGACAGAGGGCATCGGCCACCGTGTTAAAGGCGTGGACCACTTCCGCCATTTCATCCTGGGTTTGTAATTCCACCGCTTTAGTTTGACTGCCCGCCACCATTTTTTCCGCCGCACTGCTCAAACTAGCAATGGTAACCATGACGCTGGCATAGAATCCCCAAAATAAATAGGCGGCGATCGCCAGGGTCGCCAAGACAAAGGTGCTGAGGAGCCATTGCCGTTGCTGGAACCGTTGAATACGCTCGGAAAGTAGTTGGTCTAATTCCGGGCTGAGCATCCGCCAAAAATGTAAACTGTTCAATAAACTCCATTGGCTCTGCTGGCTTAAAGCGGGGTCATCGAGCTTGATTTGTCCTGCAATTACCCTAGTTAAACTTTGCTCCAATGCTTCTAGGGCTTTGGCCAGACCATGGAGACCATTACTCACCCTTGGTTGTAGTTGTTGGTTGGCATTGTGGGTGAAGGCCACCCCGAGGTGCTTGATTAAACTTTCCCTGAGCTGGGTCAACTGAGCTTTAATTACTAGTAATTGGGACTCCTCTGTGGGGGAAAGGCCGGAGCCGGAGTGGGAAGCAATGATGGTACCTAGTTGAGCCAGATCCGTTTGCAGTTGGGGTAATTTGAGCAACAGGGCTTCCATCAGGTAATAACTATCCAAATCCGGATCGAGGATCAGGTTGGATTGGTCTCCCACTTTGGTGCGTAGCACGGCGATCGCCTGGAGAATCTGTTCTGGGTTTATTTCCTGGGCCTCTGCGATGGTTAATAAAGCCTGTGCTAGGACACCATAGTCCGTTGCTGTGCCCAACTTTTTGCCCCAACGGTTTTGGGCCTGGGCCAACTGCTCAGCGGGGAACTGCCAATGGCTTGACTCCAGAGGAGTGAGGGGTTCTGTCAGCACTGTTTGTTGCAATTGGTGCAGAGGACGAAGGTAAGCCAAGCCCTGTTGCTCCAGTTGGGCAAACTGAATTTGACCCTGAATTTCGGAAAGTAGCAGGAAAATAGCTAAACCCAAGGGAAGCAAAAAGCAAACACTAATCAGGGCAAACTTTTGGGGATAATGTAAGCGATTAATCAAGCCCACCGCTGGCTTGAGCAGTCTTTGGTCCACAGTTACCAGCTCCATAGTTTTTTCCATCACTGCAAGAAAACTCTTTTTCAAGACTACCCAGGAGCAACTCTAGCCACAGCAGGGTCTTTCCGCTCCCAACGCTAGCATAATCCTGGAGCCATCATTATCCAGGAAAAGCTATGGCCAAACCTCGTTTACGCCAATTCTTTGTCACTGCTTTACCACTGTTATGATCAAATTTCAAAGTCAAGCATTGTCTTGGAGTTTTTCCCTTTTTGCCCATGCCCTTGCCCCGTCTACTGACTATTGTCCTCGCTGTGAGCTTCATTTTGGGGATGGTGATTTGGCTCATTGATGCCATTCTGCGGCTCTACTCCCAGGTGGCTTGGACTTCCCCTTTTTTGGCTAATATTGTCATTTTGCTAGTGATTGGGGTGCTGGCCCTGTTAATTGCCACTTTTTTTTACTATTTCAGCCTAGCCAACCAGCCCAAGGATAGTACCGCTAAAAAACGGCGACGCATTAAATTACCAGAGCAAAAAAATGAAACAGCGGCGGCTAATCTACAAGCAGTGCGGCGGCAGATGCAACAAATTCAAGACCAGGTGGCCCAAAAAGCTTTGCTGGAAAAAACCCGCTTAATCGAAGCCCAGTTGCAACGGGGGAATTTGAACCTGGTGGTGTTTGGCACAGGGGCGGCGGGTAAAACGTCTTTGGTTAATGCCTTGTTAGGACAAATTCAGGGGGAAGTGGCCCCCACCATGGGCACCACGATCGCCGGGGAGAAATATTACCTTTACCTGGATGGGGTCAGTCGGGACTTGGAAATCACCGATACACCGGGCATTTTGGAGGCAGGGGTCCGGGGTACCGAACGGGAAACAGCGGCTCGGCAATTGGCCACGGAGGCGGATCTACTTTTGTTTGTGGTGGATAATGACCTGCGCCAATCCGAATATGAGCCCCTGAGAGCATTGGCCAAAATTGGCAAACGATCTTTATTAATTCTCAACAAAGCAGATCTTTATCCTCCAGAGGAATTAGCAATGCTTTTGCAGACCCTACGGCAACGGGTCAAAGCCTTTATTCCTCCAGAAGATGTGTTGGCGATCGCCTCCCGACCCCAGGATGTGGCCATTCAACCGGGATTGCTGATGAAGCCAGAGCCAGAAATTGAGCCTTTAGTCAAACGTTTAGTCTCCGTATTGCGTAGTGATGGGGACGATTTGATGGCGGATAATATTCTTTTACAATCCCAACGACTAGGGGATGAAGCTAGGCAAATTATCGAACAACAACGGCAACGGGAAGCAATGAAAATCATTGACCGCTATCAGTGGATTGGGGCCGGGGCCATTGCCGTTACCCCCCTGCCGGTGATTGATTTGTTGGCCACTACGGCCATCAACGCCCAAATGGTGGTGGAAATTGGTCGGGTCTATGGCTGTGAAATTGACGGCGATCGGGGTAAAGAATTGGCGATTTCCTTGGGCAAAACCTTTGTGGGGCTGGGTATTGTCAAAGGAGCGGTGGAATTGATGGCCCAGGCAATGCAGTTGCAACTCACCACCTACATCATCGGCAAAGCAATCCAGGGGGTCACCGCGGCCTATCTAACCCGCATTGCTGGTAAAAGTTTTATTCAATATTTCCGTCAGGATCAGGATTGGGGCGATGGCGGTGTGGCCCAGGTGGTGGAACAACAATTTCAACTCAGTCGCAAAGATGAATTCATTCAAGCCTTTGTGAAGCAGGCGATCGCCAAGGTGGTGGAACCCCTAGAAGATTTTTGGGGTAAAGAGACTACTGAGCATGCCCCAGAACAGCTAGAACTTTTGCCAGAATTACAGGATTTAATACCCTTAGAAGAAGAATTAATCGAAGCCACCTTGCCAGAAGCCAAGGTTTACCAAACCCGCTATGCCGACTGGGATAGCCCCCGGCCCCAACGTCAGGATGACTGGTAATTAAACCATGGCAAAGGAAGAACGTAAAAATCAAAAACACATAAAACATAAAAAAGACGACCACCCCAACGGCGATCGCCAAATCATTCAGCTCGTCAAAGCAACCAACTAAAACCAGTCAGCTACCAAAGCAAAAATCAAGTATCGGTGTCAACCCGACCGTAGAAAATACCCCGGACTTTCACATCAAGGGGTTCCTTCGCACCCAAATCAGTGTCGGAAGGCTGTTCACTTTCAAAAATACCGGCAATTTCCCCAGTGGAACCGTCAACTTGGGTCACCTGCAAGGAAAGGGTCCCTTTACCCAGGGGAGTTTCCTTCTTATTGGTGCTAAAGTTGTCCGCCGCTGAAGGCAGAGCCACCGCGTTGTCATAGCCAGTGTACAGACCCCGGGCTTTAGGATCCAAGAAGCCAGCTCCCCGGTAGGAAGGTACATTGAAATCACCGACAAAATCCGTGGAACTGTTGATGGAAGTGAAACCGGGCTCCGTTGTGCCAGTGAAACTTTTCACTGTGAAAAAGAAAGGTACCTCTTCACCACCGGGCAGTAACACAGTAATCGGTTGGAAATCAATCCCATCCTTTTCCTTAAAAGTCAGCGTGCCATCGGCGGCCACGGCAATGGTGCCTCGGATCTGTTCCAGGCTGGTGGTTTGACGGGTCAAGACCTTACCTTTGACGTATTCAGGCTTTTGGCGTTTATTAATGGGTTCTTCCTTAACAAAGTACTCCTGGGGCTCCATGCAGAAGTCGGAAACAAAATATTTACTATTAGGTTCCACCTCGATGGTGCCTCTGGTGAAGGAAGAAATTTCAGGGCAAACGTTAGCTAGGCCCGTATTTAGAATGTCATCGTAGGTAAGCTGGCTCTTATCAACCGCAAAGGCACTGCCGCT is a window of Synechocystis sp. PCC 7338 DNA encoding:
- a CDS encoding Gfo/Idh/MocA family protein; protein product: MTSHQLNGQRSYLQPIRIGVIGVGNMGQHHTRVLSLMKDVEFVGIADVNVERGLDTASKYRVHFFEDYQEMLPHVDAVCVAVPTRLHHDVGMNCLQNNVHTLIEKPIAASIAEAESLVNAAADANCILQVGHIERFNPAFLELTKILKTEELLAIEAHRMSPYSQRANDVSVVLDLMIHDIDLLLELVGSEVVKLSASGSRASGSGYLDYVTATLGFSSGIVATLTASKVTHRKIRSIAAHCKNSLTEADFLNNEILIHRQTTADWSADYGQVLYRQDGLIEKVYTSNIEPLHAELEHFIHCVRGGDQPSVGGEQALKALKLASLIEEMALDSTGWNALEAASEYQDATLALSAGI
- a CDS encoding DNA double-strand break repair nuclease NurA — translated: MLDLTKLAGQMPALGQHFRQEATAGYQRLERAKELFFQAQQHQPHLLNTLTEWGDRLFFAVARPLEPLDTRVVIGEAQVNHSVFATDGSQIAPSHHEIAYCYLLNIGRVMLHYGQNLHPLLDSVPEVYFRPEDLYASRRWGIRTEEWLGHRRTVLEAERLAALACRWVSPPGPHSDPNLAMVDGSLIYWFLESLPQEARNQILDPILAAWETLRQARIPLVSYISAPRSVESINLLRLQACPHESPNCVSHCEGCQAEERKTPCQIFDPLRDSSLWQEFLAPGERGPIWSSNARILEAYAPAQRVCFCYIHGGSEVARVEFPTWLLEDSELLNQSLAIVLSQIEKGFGYPVALAEAHNQAVVRGGDRRRFFALLEQQLIKTGLRSVGPSYKEARKRNTVV
- a CDS encoding phycobilisome rod-core linker polypeptide, yielding MSVKASGGSSLARPQLYQTVPVSAISQAEQQDRFLEGSELNELTAYFQSGSLRLEIAETLTQNADLIVSRAANRIFTGGSPLSYLEKPVERQPALVGASSDSRNGSVTYAESNGGGGLFGGLRSVFSSTGPIPPGFRPINIARYGPSNMQKSLRDMSWFLRYTTYAIVAGDPNIIVVNTRGLKEVIENACSIDATIVAIQEMRAASADYFRGNAQAKEIVLQYFDILLSEFKAPTPSNKVRQGPSNDIQGLELPQSYFNAAAKRQKYAMKPGLSALEKNAVIRAAYRQIFERDITKAYSQSISYLESQVRNGDISMKEFVRRLAKSPLYRKQFFEPFINSRALELAFRHILGRGPSSREEVQNYFAVVSSGGLPALVDALVDSQEYSDYFGEETVPYLRGLGVEAQECRNWGMQQDLFSYSAPFRKVPQFITTFAQYDRPLPDQHVYGSGNDPLEIQFGAIFPKETRNPSKRPAPFNKDTKRILIHRGPAVNNQVGNPSAVGEFPGSLGAKVFRLNGGLPGAKVGKNTGTSVKFGESSTQALIRAAYRQVFGRDLYEGQRLSVAEIQLENGDISVREFIKRLAKSELFLKLYWAPHYVCKAIEYMHRRLLGRPTYGRQEMNQYFDIASKQGFYAVVEAMIDSKEYSDAFGEDTVPYERYLTPAGLQMRSARVGSIREDIGQRVDKEVTPRFVELGQVSSVRTEPEISYRSNQGVTRQRQQTKIFKLVSTYDKVAVKNAVRAAYRQVFERDLEPYIINSEFTALESKLSNNEINVKEFIEGLGTSELYMKEFYAPYPNTKVIEMGTKHFLGRAPLNQKEIQQYNQILANQGLKAFIGAMVNSMEYLQTFGEDTVPYRRFPTLPAANFPNTERLYNKLTKQDKELVVPSFTPVVKVGG
- a CDS encoding PP2C family protein-serine/threonine phosphatase: MEKTMELVTVDQRLLKPAVGLINRLHYPQKFALISVCFLLPLGLAIFLLLSEIQGQIQFAQLEQQGLAYLRPLHQLQQTVLTEPLTPLESSHWQFPAEQLAQAQNRWGKKLGTATDYGVLAQALLTIAEAQEINPEQILQAIAVLRTKVGDQSNLILDPDLDSYYLMEALLLKLPQLQTDLAQLGTIIASHSGSGLSPTEESQLLVIKAQLTQLRESLIKHLGVAFTHNANQQLQPRVSNGLHGLAKALEALEQSLTRVIAGQIKLDDPALSQQSQWSLLNSLHFWRMLSPELDQLLSERIQRFQQRQWLLSTFVLATLAIAAYLFWGFYASVMVTIASLSSAAEKMVAGSQTKAVELQTQDEMAEVVHAFNTVADALCRLTEKLKDENLRLEAEIDITRQLQQMLMPSEQELAAVAGLEIAGFMESATEVGGDYYDVLQTNGQVRISIGDVTGHDLESSLVMIMAQTALRTLLEHGVTDPVKLLSVMNRTIYENTRRMGSSKNMTLSLLQYEAGLIRLSGQHEEVLIIRSTGETEQIDTFELGFPLGLEQDISAFVTEREISLNSGDLAVLYTDGITEAMNSKREFYGIERLQTVLSLHRHQTPEEIRHQAIADLKHFLGDQPQEDDVTLLILKQK